A single genomic interval of Lathyrus oleraceus cultivar Zhongwan6 chromosome 7, CAAS_Psat_ZW6_1.0, whole genome shotgun sequence harbors:
- the LOC127105830 gene encoding FRIGIDA-like protein 4a, with product MATQLVAPTSSQTEKVHQFFNELESHKNTLTKCTDLFTTLSNHFSTVQDSISQKLQTLDSKFQSLESRSKETLESLDNQENSIPERESSAAARIDEQKEAALADLSNSVPMSTLNISDALKSLSRKMDASALLRFVVSKRKESVMLRPEIVVAIKEAVDPPRLVLDAVEEYLKSKTEAKSGVTDKRWACGLLIQGLISESSVYSRRIVERAARLVDLWKEQLDGEHEKGAAEMVMFLQIVACFGLRSKFDDEYLRKSVMEFASRRDMAKVAASLEFGDKMIDIIDELVKNGKEIEAVYFASESGLIEKFQPIKLLESYVRNYKSNAASILANGNNSQAATDESTTLELNSIKDVIKCVEDHKLESEFRLDEVKRRASQLERSRAERKKTSIFGSARSFGSGSGSGLGSGSRPRKRGSRGSGSSSSRPAKSVRTSVYPSSYSRRNLAPLHPSPSPRYSAPLHYPSQTMLENSTAANHYAATYGNSITQSPAGIGITQQHYSYPVDNNLGPSNYLSSSSYAGQTNYGVYDYGSAAAPPTYPYTVDQTSYRG from the exons ATGGCGACCCAATTGGTTGCACCAACCTCATCACAAACCGAAAAGGTTCATCAATTCTTCAACGAATTAGAATCTCACAAAAACACGCTCACCAAATGCACCGACCTATTCACCACACTCTCTAACCATTTCTCCACCGTACAAGACTCAATCTCCCAGAAACTCCAAACCCTAGATTCGAAATTTCAATCCCTTGAATCCCGCTCCAAGGAAACCCTAGAATCCCTCGACAACCAAGAGAATTCCATCCCCGAGCGTGAATCCTCCGCCGCTGCACGCATTGATGAGCAGAAGGAAGCCGCACTCGCTGACCTTAGTAACTCCGTTCCTATGTCGACGCTCAACATCTCTGACGCGCTTAAATCGCTGTCGAGGAAAATGGACGCGTCCGCGTTGCTTCGGTTTGTGGTTTCGAAGAGGAAGGAGTCGGTAATGCTGAGGCCGGAGATTGTGGTGGCGATAAAGGAGGCTGTGGACCCGCCGAGATTGGTTCTGGATGCGGTGGAGGAGTATTTGAAGAGTAAAACTGAGGCGAAGTCTGGTGTTACTGATAAGAGATGGGCCTGTGGGCTTTTGATTCAGGGGTTGATTTCGGAGTCTAGTGTGTATTCTAGAAGGATTGTGGAGAGAGCTGCAAGGCTTGTGGATTTGTGGAAGGAGCAGCTGGATGGGGAGCACGAGAAGGGTGCTGCGGAAATGGTGATGTTTTTGCAGATTGTGGCGTGCTTTGGGTTAAGGTCGAAATTCGATGATGAGTATTTGAGGAAATCGGTGATGGAGTTTGCTTCAAGGAGGGATATGGCCAAGGTTGCAGCTTCCTTAGAATTTGGTGACAAGATGATAG ATATTATAGATGAACTAGTAAAAAATGGCAAAGAGATAGAAGCTGTTTATTTTGCTTCCGAATCTGGTTTGATTGAAAAATTTCAACCAATCAAGCTACTCGAGTCTTATGTTCGGAACTACAAAAGTAATGCAGCTAGCATATTGGCGAATGGAAATAACAGTCAGGCTGCAACT GATGAGTCAACTACTTTGGAATTGAATTCGATTAAGGATGTAATCAAATGTGTGGAAGATCACAAACTTGAATCAGAATTTAGGCTTGATGAAGTGAAAAGGCGGGCTTCCCAGTTGGAGAGAAGCAGGGCTGAGCGAAAGAAGACTTCAATATTTGGAAGTGCAAGATCATTTGGAAGTGGAAGTGGAAGTGGACTTGGAAGTGGAAGTAGACCTCGAAAGCGTGGCAGTCGAGGGAGTGGATCAAGCTCATCTCGTCCAGCCAAATCAGTCAGAACTAGTGTATACCCGTCATCTTACAGTCGCAGGAACCTGGCTCCTCTACATCCTAGTCCTAGTCCAAGATATTCAGCACCATTACACTATCCAAGCCAAACTATGTTGGAAAATTCAACTGCTGCTAATCATTATGCAGCAACCTATGGAAACTCCATCACTCAAAGCCCAGCTGGCATAGGAATAACACAACAACACTACTCATACCCTGTTGACAACAATTTAGGTCCTTCTAATTACCTATCCAGTAGTTCTTATGCAGGACAGACTAACTATGGGGTATATGATTATGGAAGTGCTGCTGCTCCACCAACTTATCCATACACAGTAGATCAAACCAGCTACAGGGGTTGA